The following proteins are co-located in the Spea bombifrons isolate aSpeBom1 chromosome 3, aSpeBom1.2.pri, whole genome shotgun sequence genome:
- the TIAM2 gene encoding rho guanine nucleotide exchange factor TIAM2 isoform X2 has product MQEANHDMMDGQRDSPDPPRRPLARHLSDADKLRKVIQELIDTEKSYVKDLSCLFELYLEPLQNEIFLTQDEMDSLFGSLPEMLDFQKVFLQTLEDGISSSSDFNILETPSQFRKLLFSLGGSFLYYADHFKLYSGFCANHIKVQKVLERAKTDKAFKDFLDARNPTKQHSSTLESYLIKPVQRVLKYPLLLKELVSLTDNESEEHYHLTEALKAMEKVASHINEMQKIYEDYGTVFDQLVAEQTGTEKEVTELSMGELLVYSTVTWLNCFPSMGKTRKDLELTIFVFRRAVILVHKEHFKLKKKATNTRASQYHGDMDQFKFRWLIPLSALQVRLGNAAGTENNCMWELIHTKSEIEGRPETIFQLCSSDCESKTSTVKVIRSILRENLRRNIKCDLPWEKTYKDRLVPLRNRIPISAKLATTRSLKVMKQNSDWNTSFSKGNGPDSDDGSLSSSTQSSGCHTSDSLQETKKRSPVNHLQIRSSDTPVKESDILSDDDEDYRLLSMKNSPTKDIEVHFQTLNISEHSNMEMDRVESATTEPNFKVKEHPKLVRGHFCPIKRKVNSTRQEKGIMHAMKNHESLDSQSDNANADLNAILEREFSIQSLTSVVNEDCFYETVKNRGKL; this is encoded by the exons ATGCAGGAAGCCAATCATGACATGATGGATGGGCAACGTGACAGCCCAGATCCTCCTCGGAGACCGCTGGCTAGACATTTGTCGGATGCAGACAAGCTCCGTAAAGTAATACAAGAGCTTATCGACACTGAAAAGTCTTACGTTAAG GATCTAAGTTGCCTTTTTGAATTGTACTTGGAACCCCTGCAGAATGAAATATTTCTTACTCAGGATGAG ATGGATTCTTTATTTGGAAGCCTGCCAGAGATGCTTGATTTCCAGAAGGTGTTTTTGCAAACCCTGGAAGATGGCATATCTTCCTCCTCTGATTTTAACATACTTGAAACACCATCTCAGTTTCGG AAATTGCTCTTTTCCCTTGGAGGTTCATTCCTTTACTATGCTGACCATTTCAAGTTATACAGTGGATTTTGTGCAAACCATATCAAGGTGCAGAAAGTACTGGAGAGAG CTAAAACGGATAAGGCCTTTAAGGACTTTTTGGATGCAAGGAATCCAACAAAGCAGCATTCATCCACCTTGGAGTCGTACCTGATAAAGCCAGTGCAGAGGGTTCTGAAATACCCACTGTTGTTGAAAGAGCTGGTTTCCTTGACTGACAATGAAAGTGAAGAACATTACCATCTGACAG AAGCACTAAAAGCCATGGAAAAAGTTGCCAGTCATATCAATGAGATGCAGAAGATCTATGAGGATTACGGGACAGTGTTTGACCAACTGGTCGCAGAGCAAACTGGAACAGAGAAAGAG GTTACAGAGCTTTCTATGGGAGAACTATTGGTGTACTCTACAGTTACCTGGCTAAATTGCTTCCCATCGATGGGGAAAACAAGAAAGGATCTTGAACTAACAATATTTG ttttcagAAGGGCCGTCATATTGGTACACAAGGAACACTTCAAACTGAAAAAGAAAGCT ACAAATACACGTGCCTCTCAGTATCACGGAGATATGGATCAGTTCAAATTCCGCTGGCTGATTCCTCTGTCTGCTCTTCAGGTCAGACTTGGCAATGCAGCAG gaACAGAAAATAACTGCATGTGGGAACTTATTCACACAAAATCTGAGATAGAAGGAAGACCAGAAACTATTTTTCAGCTTTGCAGCAG TGATTGTGAAAGTAAAACAAGCACCGTGAAGGTTATACGATCAATTCTAAGAGAAAACCTTAGGCGAAATATAAAGTGTGACCTGCCTTGGGAGAAGACATACAAAGATCGTCTGGTCCCTCTGAGAAACAGAATTCCAATTTCAGCCAAACTAG CAACTACAAGGTCATTGAAAGTGATGAAACAGAACAGTGACTGGAACACAAGCTTTAGCAAAGGGAACGGACCGGATTCAGATGATGGTAGCTTGAGCAGCAGCACTCAGAGTAGCGGGTGCCATACAAGCGACAGCTTGCAGGAAACCAAAAAACGTTCTCCAGTGAACCATCTGCAGATCCGCTCCTCAGACACCCCGGTAAAAGAATCAGATATTCTTAGTGATGATGACGAAGACTACCGGCTGCTGAGCATGAAGAACAGTCCCACTAAAGACATAGAAGTACATTTCCAGACACTTAATATCTCAGAGCATTCCAACATGGAGATGGATCGTGTAGAGTCGGCCACAACTGAACCTAACTTTAAAGTGAAAGAGCACCCGAAACTTGTAAGGGGACACTTCTGTCCAATAAAGAGGAAGGTTAACAGTACAAGACAGGAGAAAGGGATTATGCATGCCATGAAAAATCACGAGTCGCTGGACAGCCAATCTGACAATGCAAATGCCGATTTGAATGCCATTTTGGAGCGGGAGTTTAGCATTCAGAGTTTAACCTCAGTAGTAAACGAAGACTGCTTTTACGAAACTGTTAAGAACCGTGGGAAATTATAG